CCGAATAATAAACACACTCTCATCTTcaatcaaaatatatgcaatgaaTAGTTAAATAGAAGTACGAGTAATAGCGATAAGTAACTATGAAAAAATAGCATAATGAAATAGACATACAAATATTAAGATGAGATAATAACTATTAGCTAATAAGTTCAAAAATCACATAAGATATCATGGCATACCAAGAGTTTGAATGAATTTCGGGTtattcggtctattcgggtttTGGAGGCTAGgaaccgaacccgaacccgtaCCCCGAATTAAACCATAAGTGTggaccgaacccgaacccgagaacCCGAATAGACCGACATTTCGGTCTATTCGGTTCGGTTTTTTCGGGTTTTAAATGCCCACCCTACTCTTCTCTGACGTCCGCCCAGATACTGACGCATGGGAATCGGGCCCACGCTTCAGTGACCTAACGCCAAGGGGACGGACGTAAGAGGAACCATTTCCGGCGCTGAAAGCCCTTTTCAATTAACCTGAGCTTTGTAAAAGATACCGATCCGCGGTATATCGTGGAGTGGACAATTACCTGAACAACAAGCTGGGCAGCTAGTATCAGCGACAAACAAAgaactttttttaaaattttttttacCCTCCCATCTTTTTGATAATTCAAGCTTCAACAACATGCTGCAACCAGGCCAAGCAGGCAGTTCTGTGCAGCAAACGCAAGCACCATCACCAACACGGAAAAAATGTGGTGTGCAAAAATCACACCTCATGGGCAGATCTGATGAAACAAGCCATCCACGTCAAACATGCAAGCACGCAGCACCGGCAAGGAGTTTATCAACATCTATTCATATGTTGAAGGCACGCTAATGCATATATGTTCAACAGTTACCATCGAACTACGACTTTGGTTGCTATTACAATACCAGAATCGTACCACAAAAGGGACCGATCCATTAGTATGTTATAGCCGACGGTATCCCTGCCTGCCGCTGTAGGTCCTAACTGGCTAACCCATTGCATATTTCTGGGTCCAGTTCCTCGCAGAGGCCTCGTACTTGCTTCGGTCCACCTTGTACATGTGAGCTATCTCAGGAACCAGCGGATCATCTGGGTTTGGGTCTGTCAATAGCGAACAGATTGAAAGTAGCACCTACAACCAACAAGAATAGTGGAAATTAGCAGGGGGAGATGGGGTTCGTTTCCATAGTACATCAATCTACACTAACAGTAGAAAACATTTTGAAAAATGTCGTATCCATACAAAATTCATAGCCTAAAAAGAATTAAGATGAGGCAAATCACCTTGGAAACAGTTAATGCCGGGCTCCACTGCTCTTTCAGGATATCAAGGCAGATGCTTCCATTGCTGTTGATATTTGGATGGAAAACCTTTGTCTTGAAAGCGACCTGCAGCATCAGACATATATTAGCGTGATATATTTCATCATGATCAAGAGACAAGGGATCGATTAATAAAAATACAATGCTAAAGTTTCCATACACATAACCACTAGCCATAAAGCAGGAGACTGGTTATTAAAGACCAAAAATAGGGAAATTAAATCAGCTCATTAGTAGGCATGTTTATAAGGCGTATTTTGTTTCATTCGGACAAGCCTTTGACCACAATCTATCAACATATTTTTTCAACACAAAATATATAGTACTAGATTCATATTTATAAATACTTATGTATCAGTATTAGATTCATATTAATAAATACTTATGTATCACATAATGACATATCACTAGAGTAACAGTAGGTCAAAGCTTTGTCCTAACAAAACAATATGCCTTGTTTAAGTTGAATGGAGACTGAGGTGCTGTGGAATCCAACAAAAGCTGACCACGTCAAGAAGCAGATGAAAAAAGATCACCAAATAAGGTAGAGTGACATACTGTGGACAGTGTGACTTAACCTATTAATCTTGAATGTTTGACTTCTCTCAATATCATGGTAAAAGTAAAACATCCATTGAACAACTAATTCTTACCAACAAACTTCATTAAGGCAGGATAAATCAGGTAAAGAGAAAAGTATAAGGGCATATGCAAGTCACATTGAACAAAACAATATGACAGCACAGAAAGGATACAGTATGGTTGGTATTTTCTTACTAGAGTAGCAGAACACGAAATTCCTTGTATGTTAAGCTAACACAAGCCCTTCTAAGATACTATTCCATATCACTATTTCTGTTGGATACTAATCTTTAAACCTAGCAGGCTAGCACATGTAGAGGAAATCCTACCAACCAATCAAGTATAATGATATTAAGTTGAATTTCAAGATAAAAATTCAGGATGCACTCTAATAATGAGTAAGAATAAGTAGATCAATGGTTATCTGATCACTACATGAAATTTACATGTTTATCATGCATAAATATTCAGGCATAAGACTGGGAAAAAATTATTGAAACTATCGGctgaggcaaaaaaaaaaggtgttcCGGGAAAAAGGGAGCAATGATTAGAGATAAAATAATTAAAGAAAAGCAGACAATCCCTTCATTACTTCTCATAGGATAGTAACATGATGATAGCATCGTTTACATCTTGAATAAAATGTGTGCTTGTTCAAACTAATATAGACTTGCCTTTGGTGGCTTGAATGGATAATCCGGAGGGAAGTGGATCGAAACCAGAAACACGCCACCTGCATAGGGACTATCGGAAGGGCCCATGATTGTTGCCTGCCAATGGAACATATCCTCTCCTACGGGACCTGTGAAGTAAAATGATTGTTGAATCTGATTAAACAAAAGTAATATATATGATCTCAATAAATCATAATTGCAGTCTGTTAAAGCACGTGACCGCCCTAGATTCTCTAAAGAGTAAAGACCACACAGGAAAAATTTAGTTCTATCATGGAAGCGTGAATTTGTACactgagtttttttttgtcaaaggAGTAGGTGACAAGCGTATAGTCATAtttgttgcaatcttgttgacTTAACAGTGACAAAGCCCTAAAAAAAAGGACTTCAACAGTGACAAAGCCCTAAAAAAAAGACTTAACAGTGACAATGAATTAAAGAAACGCAACACTTATGTTCTGACAAAAGCATCAATCTAAACCACCTACCAATCTAACGGACATAGAAACTTCAGCCACATCAATCTAAACCAACCATCAATCTAACGGACATAGAAACTTCAGCCATATCGATCTAAACCAACTCTAAAAAAGGAGCAGCGCAGCCCTCTGTTCAGTCACACAACGAATCAATCGACCACACAAGCAGAAGCACATAGGCCAGACCGCTCTTACGCCGTGACCCCTTCCAATCAACGGGTGGTGGGGAAGGAGAAACTCCTCACCTGCGCTGCAGGATGTGGGGGGATCCTTCTGCAGGTCCTTGAGCTCCTTCAGGATCCGCTTGGAAGCCATCGCCGCCGACTCGAGAACTGCGCCCCAGCCACCGATTCCAACCCAAACAAGACAAAATACACACACGGGCGCGATTGagtactcaaaaaaaaaacaaagacacaaggtgaagatgaagaagcaagaacaGGACAGCCGGCCGATCGGCTGATCAAACTATGACCTGGTGGAGAGGAATCGGCGAGAGAAGACGCAGGGCCGGCGGGGGCAGTCGGGGGGTCggcgagaagaggaagaggatgggGAAAGAGAGAGCCTAGGCGTGTGGGCCCGTGCCTTTTCTGTGGTTCCAGAAGCTTTCTCTGGGCTGGGACCCACAAGTCCCAGCGGCTTGAGATAGTTCAGCAGCAAGAAAAAGAATTTAAATCCAGTAAAATGCATCTATCTCAAACTAAAACTGAAGTCTGGATTTGCCTTAACTGTATAAAACTATAAATTCTTGTTTCCTCATCGTCTCGTCCATTTCTTTCATTTTCAACATTTGCTGTCACATTTGTTGTTCCCTAATTTCCAGGGTGACGGATTACTGATTTGACACGGAAGTCTACTTTTTTTATGCAAAGTTGAATTACCTACTGGGATGATGACGGATTACAAAAAAGACTTCCTACCAACCAAACAACAAATGTAACAGTAATACAACATCGTGTTAATAACTActtcctccatttcaaattgtagTTTATTTTAACAAATCCAGCTATATGCATAATTTTTATCGTATATCTCGATATAGTGTATGTAGATGTATAGTAAAATTTATATATCTAGATCGGctaaaataatttataatttaaaACAGAGAGAgtaatagaaaaaaaaaactatctaTCTACTGGGAATAACTGTAGTTCTGCTGTTCCTAGAAAAATATTCGTTCTCGCAGCTTCGAGTGTTGACCAGCTCCATGGTCATCGCGTACACTTACACTCCATCATGCAAGCAAgttaggggccgtttagtttcaaaaaaaaaattggaccatttgatcactaattagaagtattgaatataaattaattataaaactaattacacggatggacgggaaatcgcgaggcgaatctattGAGGCTAATTAATGTGTCATTAAAGGTTGGTTACTATAGCACATCATTGTCTAATTATTacataattagattcattagattcgtctcgcgatttcaccTGGGGGTTATGGAATagattttgtcagttatccacatttaatactctaaattagtggtcaaacgttgTAAGTTACTGTAGtgtgtgaaattttttggaaactaaacgggctcTTATTGCATCTGCCttcggctgtgtttagatccataAAATGTTGGTAAAAAAGgttacatcggacactgtagcatacTGTAACACTTGTTGTTTTTTTaatggtaattattgtcctactATAATCTAACTAGGCTAAAAAAATCGTCtcatcgtgtacatcaaaactatgtaattaatttttttatttatctacatttaatactctatgtatgAGTCAAaggatttgatgtgataggtgaatagtgaagtttggagagaggaAAGAAAACAAATAATACCCACGTCATAGGCCTATCCATTTCATGCCACCTGTTGCTCTCACTGTGCCAGCTGCCGAGTCATGATCTTCCCCGCCTTCCACCATCATCTTCTCCGTCGACCTAGCTAGGAGTATAAAATAACTTCGATCTATGGAAGCTGGCATAGAAAGCACGCAAAGCCTCGCAAAGAAACACCACCAAACAGTGTGCAGGAATTGGAGGCATGGAGGAGAGGAAGGGTAAGATGGCGGAGATAACTGTCGCCAGGCCCGATgtggcgccggcgagcggcggcgttgCCATCTGCGAGGTGAAGCAGGCGTGCAAGGAGCCCACCACACCGGGCACGCCGTCTCCGGCCATCGTGTGGCGCGGCAGGGACGGCTGCAGAAGAATTGAGGGTGGTGATGTGGGCGCGCTTCCCGCGTGGAAGCTCGACTGCCTCTGCGGCGAGACCAGCTTGCCGCCGGCGGTCAAGGGTGGCTTCCT
The nucleotide sequence above comes from Panicum virgatum strain AP13 chromosome 3K, P.virgatum_v5, whole genome shotgun sequence. Encoded proteins:
- the LOC120697093 gene encoding ubiquitin-conjugating enzyme E2-17 kDa-like; this translates as MASKRILKELKDLQKDPPTSCSAGPVGEDMFHWQATIMGPSDSPYAGGVFLVSIHFPPDYPFKPPKVAFKTKVFHPNINSNGSICLDILKEQWSPALTVSKVLLSICSLLTDPNPDDPLVPEIAHMYKVDRSKYEASARNWTQKYAMG